Below is a window of Planctomycetes bacterium MalM25 DNA.
GCACGGCTATGTGCGAGCAACTTCAGACATCGATGCTTGGGTGCGCGCAACTCCTGAAAACTCGGCGAGAATCGCTGCTGCGTTGAAGAAGTTTGGATTCTCCGAGAAGACCGTTGATGACTCCATGTTCGCGCAGCCACGAAAGGTATTTCAGATCGGCGTCGAGCCGTATCGCATTGATGTGTTAACCCGTGTGTCAGGCTTAGATTTCGACAGCGCCTACGCTCGAAGGCTGCCCACCAATCTGGACGGCGTGAACGTGCCCCTCATTTCGCTTGACGACCTGAAAGCCAACAAACTCGCAAGCGGTCGGAACAAAGACCTCGCTGACCTCGATTACCTGCCTTAGCCAACGCCCGGCGAGCCCGATGCAAGACGAACTCCGCGCCGCGGTCCTCACCTACACCGCCAACCCCGCCTACCGCGCGGTCAAGCCGAAGGTCATCGCCGAGCGGCTCGGGCTGGAGGGGGACACGGCGGCGCTCTGCAAGAAGGTGATCAAGAAGCTCGTCCGCGAGGAGGAGCTCGAGTTCGGGCCGAACCACCTGGTCCTGCCGATCGACCCGGACCACCCCTCGCGTGAGAACTTAGCGCCAGCCGCAGAGTCTGGCGGCGGTGGGGAGAAGGCGGAACGCAAGCGGAGCCAGGACGGCAAGCACGTCGTCGGCACGCTGCGGCGGATCAAGTCGGGCGACGCCTTTGTGCGTCCGGAAGGGACGCCCCCTTCGGCGGAGCGCGACCTTGACATCTACGTGCCCGCCAAGCAGTCGCACGACGCGGCGAGCGGTGACGTGGTGCGCGTGGTCGTGAGCAGCCGCCCCGGCCCACGCGGCAAACCGACGGGGCGCGTGACCGACATCGTCGAGCGGGCGACGAACGTCTTCGTCGGCACCTACGACGAGGTCGCCGGCAACGCCGTGGTCGACATCGACGGCAAGGTCTTCGGCGAGCCGATCTACGTGGGCGACCCCGGCGCGAAAGGGGTGAACGTCGGCGACAAGGTCGTCGTCGAGATGGTCCGTTTCCCGTCGCAGGTGCGCGACGGCGAGGGCGTGATCACCAAGGTGCTGGGCGACCGCGGCGCGCCGGGTGTCGACACCATGGCGGTCAAGTACGAGTTCGGCCTGCCCGGCGATTTCCCCGAGGCGGTCCTCGAGAACGCCCGCGAGGAGGCGGCCAAGTTCGACGAGTCGATCCCCGACGGCCGCCGCGACCTGACGGCCGAGGTGGTCGTCACGATCGACCCGAAGACCGCCCGCGACTTCGACGACGCGATCTCGCTCAAGAAGTTGGAGAACGGCCACTGGGAGCTGGGCGTTCACATCGCCGACGTGTCGCACTTCGTTCAGCCCAAGACCGCGCTGGACAACGAGGCGTACGACCGCGCCACGAGCGTCTACCTGCCGGACGAGGTGATCCCGATGCTGCCGGAGGTCATCAGCAACAACCTGGCGAGCCTCCAGCCGGACAAGACGCGCTACGCGATGACCGCCCTGCTAGAGATGACCCCCGACGCGACGCCGGTCCACTGCGAGGTCTTCAAGAGCGCCATCAAGAGCCGCCGGCGATTCACCTACGAGGAGGTCGACGAGTACCTCCAAGCCAAAGGCTTGGTCGATCGCCAATCTCCCCTCCCTCCTAGGGAGGGGCCGGGGGAGGGTGAAACCGGTCATGACCAAGGCGGTGGCGTCAAAGGGAAGCGTGATCAGCACAGGAAGACGGCAGACAAAGGAGCGTCGAAACCCTCCCCTAGCCCCTCCCTGGAAGGGAGGGGGACATGGCTCTCCAATCTCGCGTCCGAGGTCGATCGCTTGCTCGCCGACATGTTCGAGCTGGCGATGACCCTGCGCAAGCGGCGGTTCGAGCGGGGCTCGCTTGAACTCTCGATGCCCGACGTCGAGATCGACCTCGACGAACAGGGACGCGTCAGCGGCGCGCACGTCGCGGAGAACACCGAGAGCCATCAGGTCATCGAGGAGTTCATGCTCGCCGCGAACGAGGGGGTCGCCCGCCGCCTCGCCGATCAGGGCTACCTCTTCCTCCGCCGCATCCACGGCTCGCCCGACCCACGAAAGTCGCGGGCGCTGACCGACTTTGCGCGTTCGCTGGGCTTGCCGGCAGAGAACCTGCAGGATCGGTTTGAGCTGCAAGAGCTGCTCGACCGCGTGAAGGGCGACCCGCGGCAGCACGCGGTCAACTTCGCGACACTCCGCAGCATGCAGAAGGCGGTCTACAGCCCCGAGGACGAGGGCCACTACGCGCTGGCGAGCGACTGCTACTGCCACTTCACTTCGCCGATCCGCCGCTACCCGGACCTCACAGTCCACCGGCTGATCGAGGCGCTCAACCGGCACGCCGCGGGCGAGGGGCCGAAGCCGGTCAACGAGGCGGCCCCGCTCATGCAGACGGGCGACCACTGCAGCGAGCGCGAGGGCCGCGCCGCGCAGGCGGAACGCGAGCTCAAGAAGGTGAAGCTGCTCAACTACCTGAGCGACAAGATCGGCACGGAGATGGAGGGCGTCATCACCGGCGTCGAGAAGTTTGGCATCTTCGTGATGGGCAAGGAGATGCCCGCCGAGGGCTTCATCCACATCACGGCGCTCGGCGATGACTACTATTCCTTCGAGCGGTCGGCCCACGCGATCGTCGGCCGGCGGGCCGGGGCCTCGTTCCGGTTGGGCGACCCGGTGCGGGTCGCCGTGGCGGCGGTCGACGTCGATTCGCGCGAGCTCGACTTCCGCTACCTCGGCAAGCCCAAGCCGGCCAGCGGCAAAGCGAGCAAGCGCGGCAAATCCGGCGGAGGGCGCAAAGGCCGCCCCCTCCCCGCCGAGAAGAAGAAACGCCCCTCCCAGGGCAAGAACCGCCGCGCCCGCGAGAAGGCCACGGCGGAGAACACCTCCGACGACGCCAAGAAGCCCCCCCGCAAGAAAAAGAAGACCTCCAAGAAGTCGGGGACCAACGCCTTCGGCAAGAAGAAGCCCGGAGCGAAGAAGCCTGGCGGCAAGCCGAAACGGAAAAAGGGGCTGTAGCGAACCCCTTCTCTCGGCGCGGCGGTCCGATAAGCTAGCACCTTGGCAGGCGGCCGCCCCCACGAGAACCGGAATCGGATGTCCAGCAGCGCCACGCTCAACCGAACGCCCCTGGCCGATTGGCACACCGCCAACGGGGCGCGGATGGTCGATTTCGCCGGCTGGAGCATGCCGGTTCACTATGACACAGGGACAGGGGGCTCGATCGTTGACGAGCACGTCGCGACGCGGACGGGCGTGGGCCTCTTCGACGTGTCGCACATGGGCCGCCTGACGGTCGAGGGCCCCGCTGCCGAGGCGTGGCTCGACGGCCTGCTCACCCGCCGCGTTGAGGGGACGCCCGTCGGCCGCGTCCGCTACTCGCTCGTCTGCAACGAGGCGGGCGGCGTGCTGGACGACATCCTGTTCACGCGCGTCGGCGAGGAGC
It encodes the following:
- the rnr gene encoding Ribonuclease R; this translates as MQDELRAAVLTYTANPAYRAVKPKVIAERLGLEGDTAALCKKVIKKLVREEELEFGPNHLVLPIDPDHPSRENLAPAAESGGGGEKAERKRSQDGKHVVGTLRRIKSGDAFVRPEGTPPSAERDLDIYVPAKQSHDAASGDVVRVVVSSRPGPRGKPTGRVTDIVERATNVFVGTYDEVAGNAVVDIDGKVFGEPIYVGDPGAKGVNVGDKVVVEMVRFPSQVRDGEGVITKVLGDRGAPGVDTMAVKYEFGLPGDFPEAVLENAREEAAKFDESIPDGRRDLTAEVVVTIDPKTARDFDDAISLKKLENGHWELGVHIADVSHFVQPKTALDNEAYDRATSVYLPDEVIPMLPEVISNNLASLQPDKTRYAMTALLEMTPDATPVHCEVFKSAIKSRRRFTYEEVDEYLQAKGLVDRQSPLPPREGPGEGETGHDQGGGVKGKRDQHRKTADKGASKPSPSPSLEGRGTWLSNLASEVDRLLADMFELAMTLRKRRFERGSLELSMPDVEIDLDEQGRVSGAHVAENTESHQVIEEFMLAANEGVARRLADQGYLFLRRIHGSPDPRKSRALTDFARSLGLPAENLQDRFELQELLDRVKGDPRQHAVNFATLRSMQKAVYSPEDEGHYALASDCYCHFTSPIRRYPDLTVHRLIEALNRHAAGEGPKPVNEAAPLMQTGDHCSEREGRAAQAERELKKVKLLNYLSDKIGTEMEGVITGVEKFGIFVMGKEMPAEGFIHITALGDDYYSFERSAHAIVGRRAGASFRLGDPVRVAVAAVDVDSRELDFRYLGKPKPASGKASKRGKSGGGRKGRPLPAEKKKRPSQGKNRRAREKATAENTSDDAKKPPRKKKKTSKKSGTNAFGKKKPGAKKPGGKPKRKKGL